In one Streptomyces marincola genomic region, the following are encoded:
- a CDS encoding MMPL family transporter: MATFLYKLGRLCFRRRWWAVLLWIALVGGLGAGAATSSGAVPDDFALPGTESQEAFDLMAEEFPEANAEAVEGTVVFQAPEGATLTSGEYFDAVQQVLTELGAGDEVLTVVDPFETGAVSQDGTIAYTTVDYAVETGDVSTEMHDQLVAAMESGRDAGLTVEASGEVAMGPMHMGSAAEAIGLVVAAIVLVITFGSLIAAGVPVLTALIGVAVGMAGIAALSTTLGLSETTGILAMMLGLAVGIDYALFIVSRYRAELVEGHSHEEAAGRATGTAGSAVVFAGLTVIIALAGLAVVNVPLLTKMGLAAAANVAVAVFVALTLVPAVLGIVGKRIFGRRMRKQNPETGVPTSLNKEGKENGGTRWARAVLRRPALALVVSVLGLGVLAVPVASMEMGLPDNGTQPEDSTLRQSYDLLSEGFGPGFNGPLMLTLDGGDGVDLESAATTVSGELGALDEIVLTAPPNFNEDGSMATLLAFPATGPSDSETADLVHHLRDDLAPALESQTGAAVLVTGMTAANIDFSEVMNSALVPYLSLVVGLAFILLMLVFRSVLVPLKAALGFLLSVLAALGSVVAVFQWGWAAELIGVEETGPIMSMMPIFMVGVVFGLAMDYEVFLVTRMREAYVHGEDPKQAVVTGFNLNARVVTAAAIIMISVFASFAITMDEAMIKMIGFGLGVAILLDAFVVRMTLVPALMGLLGDRAWWLPKWLDRVLPNVDVEGESLERYLESNGKGRGSLKKEEREPAPVA; encoded by the coding sequence GTGGCCACGTTCTTGTACAAACTCGGACGCCTGTGCTTCAGGCGCCGCTGGTGGGCCGTGCTGCTCTGGATAGCACTGGTCGGCGGCCTCGGTGCCGGCGCGGCCACGTCGAGCGGTGCGGTGCCCGACGACTTCGCGCTGCCAGGCACGGAGTCCCAGGAGGCCTTCGACCTGATGGCGGAGGAGTTCCCGGAGGCGAACGCCGAAGCCGTCGAGGGAACCGTCGTCTTCCAGGCCCCCGAGGGCGCCACCCTCACCTCGGGCGAGTATTTCGACGCCGTCCAGCAGGTGCTGACCGAGCTGGGGGCGGGCGACGAGGTCCTCACCGTCGTCGACCCGTTCGAGACGGGCGCGGTGAGCCAGGACGGCACCATCGCCTACACCACCGTCGACTACGCGGTCGAGACCGGGGACGTCTCCACCGAGATGCACGACCAGCTCGTGGCGGCGATGGAGAGCGGCCGTGACGCCGGCCTGACCGTCGAGGCCAGCGGCGAGGTCGCCATGGGCCCGATGCACATGGGCAGTGCCGCCGAGGCCATCGGCCTGGTCGTGGCCGCGATCGTGCTGGTCATCACCTTCGGCTCGCTCATCGCGGCCGGTGTGCCGGTGCTCACCGCCCTGATCGGCGTCGCGGTCGGCATGGCCGGTATCGCGGCCCTGAGCACGACGCTCGGCCTCTCCGAGACCACCGGCATCCTCGCCATGATGCTCGGCCTGGCGGTCGGTATCGACTACGCGCTGTTCATCGTCTCCCGGTACCGGGCCGAGCTGGTCGAGGGCCACAGCCACGAGGAGGCCGCGGGCCGCGCCACGGGCACCGCCGGTTCCGCCGTGGTCTTCGCGGGCCTCACCGTCATCATCGCGCTGGCCGGCCTCGCCGTCGTCAACGTTCCGCTGCTCACCAAGATGGGCCTGGCCGCCGCGGCGAACGTGGCCGTCGCCGTGTTCGTCGCGCTCACCCTGGTGCCCGCCGTGCTCGGCATCGTCGGCAAGCGGATCTTCGGCCGCCGGATGCGCAAGCAGAACCCGGAGACCGGCGTTCCCACCTCGCTCAACAAGGAGGGCAAGGAGAACGGCGGCACCCGCTGGGCCCGCGCCGTGCTGCGCCGCCCCGCGCTCGCGCTCGTCGTGTCCGTCCTGGGCCTCGGTGTGCTCGCGGTGCCGGTGGCCAGCATGGAGATGGGCCTGCCCGACAACGGCACCCAGCCCGAGGACTCCACGCTCCGCCAGTCCTACGACCTGCTCAGCGAGGGCTTCGGGCCCGGCTTCAACGGCCCGCTGATGCTCACCCTCGACGGCGGCGACGGCGTCGACCTGGAGAGCGCCGCGACCACGGTCAGCGGTGAGCTGGGCGCGCTGGACGAGATCGTCCTCACCGCGCCGCCCAACTTCAACGAGGACGGGAGCATGGCGACGCTGCTCGCCTTCCCCGCCACCGGCCCGTCCGACTCCGAGACGGCCGACCTGGTGCACCACCTCAGGGACGACCTGGCACCAGCGCTGGAGAGCCAGACCGGCGCCGCCGTCCTGGTGACCGGCATGACGGCCGCGAACATCGACTTCTCCGAGGTCATGAACAGCGCGCTGGTGCCCTACCTGTCCCTCGTGGTCGGCCTGGCGTTCATCCTGCTGATGCTGGTGTTCCGCTCGGTCCTGGTGCCGCTGAAGGCGGCGCTCGGGTTCCTGCTCTCCGTGCTGGCCGCGCTCGGTTCCGTCGTCGCGGTCTTCCAGTGGGGCTGGGCGGCCGAGCTGATCGGCGTCGAGGAGACCGGGCCGATCATGAGCATGATGCCGATCTTCATGGTCGGCGTGGTCTTCGGTCTCGCCATGGACTACGAGGTGTTCCTGGTCACCCGCATGCGGGAGGCGTACGTCCACGGCGAGGACCCGAAGCAGGCCGTGGTCACCGGCTTCAACCTCAACGCCCGGGTCGTCACCGCCGCCGCGATCATCATGATCAGCGTGTTCGCCAGCTTCGCGATCACCATGGACGAGGCCATGATCAAGATGATCGGCTTCGGTCTCGGCGTGGCCATCCTGCTGGACGCCTTCGTGGTCCGCATGACCCTGGTGCCCGCGCTGATGGGCCTGCTCGGCGACCGCGCCTGGTGGCTGCCCAAGTGGCTGGACCGCGTGCTGCCCAACGTGGACGTCGAGGGCGAGTCGCTGGAGCGCTACCTGGAGTCCAACGGCAAGGGCCGTGGCTCGCTCAAGAAGGAGGAGCGGGAGCCCGCTCCCGTCGCCTGA
- a CDS encoding penicillin-binding transpeptidase domain-containing protein has translation MRNGQRIALMAGVSAAVVSVVGFGAYSMLDDGQDTDRGTAATASDGTPDDGAGAGAPSAEEVRAASEDFLTAWAGGDAEAAARLTDDPEAAEAALGALAEDAAFSSVELEPGAPEDAEVPFTVAAVVSYEDEEPAELDWESRLTVVRDEGSGEPVVAWDPALVHPALDAGLSIETGPAGETPPVEMLDRNGDVLSAADYPSLGQVIADLGERYAEESGAAAAVETRIVDAEGETVEQLLQISEPVTGQVPTTIDPAIQQAAEDALAEGGQGAVVAIQPSTGAIQAIANNPADGFDTALEGSYAPGSTFKIVTASLLIDRGLAAANEQHPCPQYFEHGGWQFQNLDEFDIEGGTFADSFAASCNTAFISQAPELDDAELGNHARDVFGLGLTWQVGTTTMDGTVPTQSDAQMAAALIGQGAIRMNPLTMASVSATVKDGTFRQPYLVPADFDGRQLAQAPQGLAAAGELRGLMNRTATSGTASAAMSGLSGDIGAKTGSAEVDGQEKPNAWFTGYRNDLAVAAVIPESGHGGEFAGPVVADVLRAAP, from the coding sequence ATGCGGAACGGGCAGCGCATCGCGCTGATGGCCGGCGTCAGCGCGGCCGTGGTGTCGGTGGTGGGGTTCGGGGCCTACAGCATGCTGGACGACGGGCAGGACACCGACCGGGGAACGGCGGCCACCGCGTCCGACGGCACGCCCGACGACGGCGCGGGGGCCGGAGCGCCGAGTGCGGAGGAGGTCCGCGCGGCCTCCGAGGACTTCCTCACCGCATGGGCCGGGGGCGACGCGGAGGCGGCTGCCCGGCTGACCGACGATCCCGAGGCGGCGGAGGCCGCGCTCGGCGCGCTCGCCGAAGATGCCGCGTTCTCCTCCGTCGAGCTGGAGCCGGGCGCGCCCGAGGACGCCGAGGTGCCGTTCACGGTGGCGGCCGTCGTCTCCTACGAGGACGAGGAACCCGCCGAGCTCGACTGGGAGTCGCGGCTCACGGTCGTCCGCGACGAGGGCAGCGGCGAGCCCGTGGTGGCGTGGGACCCGGCCCTGGTGCACCCGGCGCTCGACGCGGGACTCTCGATCGAGACGGGCCCGGCCGGTGAGACGCCGCCGGTGGAGATGCTCGACCGGAACGGCGATGTGCTCTCGGCCGCCGACTACCCCTCGCTCGGCCAGGTCATCGCGGATCTCGGTGAGCGCTACGCGGAGGAGTCGGGGGCCGCCGCGGCCGTCGAGACCCGCATCGTGGACGCCGAGGGCGAGACGGTGGAGCAGCTGCTCCAGATCTCCGAGCCCGTCACGGGGCAGGTGCCCACGACGATCGACCCCGCGATCCAGCAGGCCGCGGAGGACGCGCTCGCCGAGGGCGGGCAGGGCGCCGTGGTCGCGATCCAGCCGAGCACCGGGGCCATCCAGGCCATCGCGAACAACCCGGCCGACGGGTTCGACACCGCTCTCGAAGGCAGCTACGCGCCCGGCTCGACGTTCAAGATCGTCACGGCCTCGCTCCTGATCGACCGGGGCCTGGCGGCGGCCAATGAGCAGCACCCGTGCCCGCAGTACTTCGAGCACGGCGGCTGGCAGTTCCAGAACCTGGACGAGTTCGACATCGAGGGCGGCACGTTCGCCGACAGCTTCGCCGCCTCCTGCAACACCGCGTTCATCAGCCAGGCGCCGGAACTGGACGACGCGGAGCTGGGGAACCACGCGCGCGACGTGTTCGGCCTCGGCCTGACCTGGCAGGTCGGCACGACGACGATGGACGGCACCGTGCCGACGCAGTCCGACGCCCAGATGGCGGCGGCGCTGATCGGCCAGGGCGCGATCCGGATGAACCCGCTGACCATGGCCTCGGTCTCCGCGACGGTCAAGGACGGCACGTTCCGCCAGCCCTACCTCGTACCGGCCGACTTCGACGGCAGGCAGCTCGCGCAGGCCCCGCAGGGCCTGGCCGCGGCCGGCGAGCTGCGCGGCCTGATGAACCGGACGGCGACCAGCGGCACCGCGTCGGCGGCCATGTCCGGCCTGAGCGGCGACATCGGCGCGAAGACCGGCTCCGCCGAGGTGGACGGGCAGGAGAAGCCGAACGCCTGGTTCACCGGCTACCGCAACGACTTGGCGGTCGCGGCCGTGATCCCCGAGTCCGGGCACGGCGGCGAGTTCGCCGGGCCGGTCGTGGCCGACGTGCTCCGCGCGGCGCCCTGA